Proteins from one Peromyscus eremicus chromosome 8a, PerEre_H2_v1, whole genome shotgun sequence genomic window:
- the Wscd1 gene encoding sialate:O-sulfotransferase 1 has translation MAKPFFRLQKFLRRTQFLLLFLTAAYLMTGSLLLLQRARVALPQALRPPSSLQALPVATVALGVGLLDGRSLHEPHSSPDLILDVDTLRSPLARLPPGIRWPRRNRSSLRRRWLHHLTSDPQGPPTLGPEAPGPASRSQGTYLGCFSEEGQERTLKGAVFYDLRKMTVSHCQDACAERSYVYAGLEAGAECYCGNRLPVTRVSLKECNQECKGEKGTVCGSVRRLSVYSVGLQQPGSRKRWTATFRGCFPLPENVTHTFSSSLTQANVTVETCSEFCSQKEFPLAILRGWDCYCAYPTPQFSLRDAVDGALCTQAPEAQGLPGYCEVYQTPVQDTRCTDRRFLPNKSKVFVALSSFPGAGNTWARHLIEHATGFYTGSYYFDGTLYNKGFKGEKDHWRSRRTICVKTHESGQREIEMFDSAILLIRNPYRSLVAEFNRKCAGHLGYAPDRNWKSKEWPDFVNSYASWWSSHVLDWLKYGKRLLVVHYEDLRRSLVPTLREMVAFLNVSVSEERLLCVENNKEGSFRRRGRRPHDPEPFTPEMKDLIDGYIRTVDQALRDHNWAGLPREYVPR, from the exons ATGGCCAAACCTTTCTTCAGACTCCAGAAGTTTCTCCGCAGAACACAGTTCCTGCTACTCTTCCTCACAGCCGCCTACCTGATGACCGGCagcctgctgctcctgcagagggccAGAGTGGCCCTCCCACAGGCCCTTCGGCCTCCTAGCAGCCTACAGGCCTTGCCAGTGGCCACTGTGGCATTGGGGGTGGGCCTTCTGGATGGCAGAAGCCTTCATGAGCCCCACAGTAGCCCTGACCTAATACTTGATGTGGACACACTAAGGAGTCCTCTGGCCCGACTGCCACCTGGAATCCGCTGGCCCCGGAGGAACCGCAGCTCACTGAGGAGACGCTGGCTCCACCATCTCACCAGTGACCCCCAGGGGCCACCCACCCTGGGCCCTGAGGCCCCTGGACCAGCAAGCCGCAGCCAAG GCACTTACCTGGGATGCTTCAGTGAGGAGGGCCAGGAGAGAACTCTGAAGGGGGCAGTGTTTTATGACTTGAGAAAGATGACCGTGTCCCACTGCCAGGATGCCTGTGCTGAGCG GTCCTATGTCTATGCCGGCTTGGAGGCTGGTGCAGAGTGCTACTGTGGGAACCGGCTCCCAGTCACACGTGTCAGCCTGAAGGAGTGTAACCAGGAGTGCAAGGGGGAGAAGGGGACCGTTTGCGGGTCTGTTCGTCGGCTCTCCGTGTACAGCGTGGGACTGCAGCAGCCGGGTTCCAGGAAGC GGTGGACTGCCACCTTCCGAGGGTGCTTCCCACTGCCAGAGAACGTCACCcacaccttctcctcctccctgacACAGGCCAACGTGACTGTGGAGACATGCTCTGaattttgttcccagaaa GAGTTTCCTCTGGCCATCCTCCGGGGCTGGGACTGCTACTGTGCCTACCCTACCCCCCAGTTCAGCCTGCGGGATGCTGTGGATGGAGCATTGTGCACCCAGGCCCCTGAGGCTCAGGGGCTACCTGGCTACTGTGAGGTCTACCAGACACCTGTACAAG ACACCCGGTGCACAGACAGGAGGTTCCTGCCCAACAAGTCTAAGGTGTTCGTGGCTCTGTCGAGCTTCCCGGGAGCTGGGAACACGTGGGCGAGGCACCTGATCGAACACGCCACTGGCTTCTACACAGGAAGCTACTACTTCGATGGAACCCTATACAACAAGG GGTTCAAGGGTGAGAAGGACCATTGGCGGAGCCGACGCACCATCTGTGTGAAGACACATGAGAGCGGCCAGAGGGAGATCGAGATGTTCGACTCCGCCATCCTGCTGATCCGGAACCCCTACAGATCTCTCGTTGCCGAGTTCAACAGGAAATGTGCTGGACATCTGGGATATGCCCCTGACCGCAACTGGAAGAGCAAAG AATGGCCGGACTTTGTCAACAGCTATGCCTCCTGGTGGTCCTCACACGTCCTAGATTGGCTCAAGTACGGGAAGCGGCTGCTGGTTGTGCACTACGAGGACCTGCGACGCAGCCTGGTGCCCACGCTGCGGGAGATGGTGGCCTTCCTCAACGTCTCTGTGAGCGAGGAGCGGCTTCTCTGTGTGGAGAACAACAAAGAGGGTAGCTTCAGGCGGCGTGGCCGGCGCCCTCACGACCCAGAGCCCTTCACCCCGGAGATGAAGGACTTGATCGATGGCTACATCCGGACAGTGGACCAAGCCTTGCGTGACCACAACTGGGCGGGGCTGCCCAGGGAGTATGTGCCCAGATGA